Proteins encoded by one window of Sphingomonas ginkgonis:
- the hslU gene encoding ATP-dependent protease ATPase subunit HslU gives MNDNLTPKAIVAALDEHIVGQTEAKRAVAVALRNRWRRQRLGADLRDEVTPKNILMIGPTGCGKTEISRRLAKLADAPFVKVEATKFTEVGYVGRDVEQIARDLVEEAVRLERERRRLKVKDAAEGAAMDRLLDALTGKGSSEATRESFRQRFRDKALDNAEVEIEVSEAPAMPFEMPGNGIGMINLSEMMSKAMGGAPKKRRKLKVPDAFTRLVEEEADKRLDQDDVARVALADAEANGIVFLDEIDKIAVSDVRGGSVSREGVQRDLLPLIEGTTVSTKYGPLKTDHILFIASGAFHVAKPADLLPELQGRLPIRVELSALSQEDFVRILSATRASLTDQYKALLATEEVSVGFTDDGIAALARIAAEVNEAVENIGARRLQTVMEKLLEDISFEAEDRRGETLTVNAGFVDRQLSSIARNADLSRYVL, from the coding sequence GCTGGCGGCGGCAGCGGCTCGGCGCCGATTTGCGCGACGAGGTCACGCCCAAGAACATTTTGATGATCGGCCCGACAGGCTGCGGCAAGACCGAGATCAGCCGGCGGCTGGCGAAGCTCGCCGACGCACCCTTCGTCAAGGTCGAGGCGACCAAGTTCACCGAGGTCGGCTACGTCGGCCGCGACGTCGAGCAGATCGCCCGCGACCTGGTCGAGGAGGCGGTCCGGCTCGAGCGCGAGCGGCGCCGCCTGAAGGTCAAGGATGCCGCGGAGGGCGCGGCGATGGACCGGCTGCTCGACGCGCTCACTGGCAAGGGCTCGTCGGAGGCGACCCGCGAGAGCTTTCGCCAGCGCTTCCGCGACAAGGCGCTGGACAACGCCGAGGTCGAGATCGAGGTCAGCGAGGCGCCCGCCATGCCGTTTGAGATGCCGGGCAACGGCATCGGCATGATCAACCTCTCAGAGATGATGTCCAAGGCGATGGGCGGCGCGCCCAAGAAGCGGCGCAAATTGAAGGTTCCCGACGCATTCACGCGGCTGGTCGAGGAAGAGGCCGACAAGCGGCTCGATCAGGACGATGTCGCCCGCGTCGCGCTGGCCGACGCCGAGGCCAACGGGATCGTCTTTCTCGACGAGATCGATAAGATCGCGGTGAGCGACGTGCGCGGCGGGTCGGTCAGCCGCGAGGGCGTCCAGCGCGACCTTCTGCCCCTGATCGAGGGCACCACGGTGTCGACCAAGTACGGGCCGCTCAAGACCGACCATATCCTGTTCATCGCCTCGGGCGCCTTCCACGTCGCCAAGCCCGCCGACCTTCTTCCCGAGCTCCAGGGACGATTGCCGATCCGGGTCGAGCTGAGCGCGCTCAGCCAGGAAGACTTCGTCCGGATCCTCTCCGCGACCCGCGCCAGCCTCACCGACCAGTACAAGGCGCTGCTCGCCACCGAGGAGGTGTCCGTTGGCTTCACCGACGACGGGATCGCCGCGCTCGCGCGCATCGCCGCCGAGGTCAACGAGGCGGTCGAGAACATCGGCGCGCGCCGGCTCCAGACCGTGATGGAGAAGCTGCTCGAGGATATCAGCTTCGAAGCCGAGGATCGGCGGGGCGAGACGCTCACCGTCAACGCCGGGTTCGTCGATCGCCAGCTCTCCTCAATCGCCCGCAACGCCGACCTGTCGCGCTACGTCCTGTAA